One region of Thiomonas intermedia genomic DNA includes:
- a CDS encoding carboxyl transferase domain-containing protein yields MTTLESRLNPRGAEFTANAAAMQTLVDDLRARLTRVAEGGGEAARAKHVARGKLLPRDRVAALLDPGTPFLEFSPLAAQAMYDDAAPGAGIITGIGRVSGRECVIVCNDATVKGGTYYPITVKKHLRAQEIARENRLPCIYLVDSGGANLPNQDEVFPDRDHFGRIFYNQATLSADGIAQIAVVMGSCTAGGAYVPAMSDESVIVANQGTIFLGGPPLVKAATGEEVSAEDLGGGDVHTRLSGVADHLAQNDAHALDIARRIVSRLRPAERAALDLREPREPLYAASELYGVVPLDARKPFDAREVIARIVDGSEFDEFKDRFGSTLVCGFAHLHGMPVGILANNGILFSDSAVKGAHFIELCCQRRIPLLFLQNITGFMVGRKAENEGIARHGAKLVTAVACAQVPKFTVIIGGSFGAGNYGMCGRAYGPRQLWMWPNARISVMGGEQAASVLATVRRDGIEARGGGWSAEEEAAFKAPIRAQYEAQGHPYYATARLWDDGVIDPADTRRVLALGLSAALNAPIAETRFGVFRM; encoded by the coding sequence ATGACCACGCTTGAATCACGACTCAACCCGCGCGGCGCCGAGTTCACCGCCAACGCTGCGGCCATGCAAACCCTGGTGGACGACCTGCGGGCGCGCCTGACCCGCGTGGCCGAGGGCGGCGGCGAGGCGGCCCGCGCCAAGCATGTCGCCCGCGGCAAGCTGTTGCCGCGCGACCGCGTGGCGGCGCTGCTCGATCCCGGCACGCCGTTCCTGGAGTTCTCGCCGCTGGCCGCGCAGGCCATGTACGACGACGCGGCGCCCGGGGCCGGCATCATCACCGGCATCGGGCGCGTCAGCGGGCGCGAATGCGTGATCGTCTGCAACGATGCGACGGTGAAGGGCGGCACCTATTACCCCATCACCGTCAAGAAGCACCTTCGGGCGCAGGAGATCGCGCGCGAGAACCGCCTGCCCTGCATCTACCTCGTCGATTCGGGCGGCGCCAATCTGCCCAACCAGGACGAGGTGTTTCCCGACCGCGACCACTTCGGCCGCATCTTCTACAACCAGGCCACCCTGAGCGCCGACGGCATCGCGCAGATCGCCGTGGTCATGGGCTCGTGCACCGCGGGCGGCGCCTATGTGCCGGCCATGAGCGACGAGTCGGTCATCGTCGCCAACCAGGGCACCATCTTCCTGGGCGGCCCGCCGCTGGTGAAGGCCGCCACCGGCGAGGAGGTGAGCGCCGAAGACCTGGGCGGCGGCGACGTGCACACCCGCCTGTCGGGCGTGGCCGATCACCTGGCGCAGAACGATGCCCATGCGCTCGACATCGCCCGCCGCATCGTCTCGCGGCTGCGGCCGGCCGAGCGGGCCGCGCTCGATCTGCGCGAGCCGCGCGAACCGCTTTATGCGGCCAGCGAGCTGTACGGCGTGGTGCCGCTGGATGCCCGCAAGCCCTTCGACGCGCGCGAGGTCATCGCCCGCATCGTGGACGGCTCCGAGTTCGACGAGTTCAAGGACCGCTTCGGCTCCACGCTCGTCTGCGGCTTCGCGCATCTGCACGGCATGCCCGTGGGCATTCTGGCGAACAACGGCATCCTGTTCTCGGACAGCGCCGTGAAGGGCGCGCACTTCATCGAGCTGTGCTGCCAGCGCCGCATCCCGCTGCTGTTCCTGCAGAACATCACCGGCTTCATGGTCGGCCGCAAGGCCGAGAACGAAGGCATCGCCCGCCACGGCGCCAAGCTGGTCACGGCGGTGGCCTGCGCCCAGGTGCCCAAGTTCACGGTCATCATCGGCGGCTCATTCGGCGCCGGCAACTACGGCATGTGCGGCCGCGCCTACGGCCCGCGCCAGTTGTGGATGTGGCCGAACGCCCGCATCAGCGTGATGGGCGGGGAGCAGGCGGCAAGCGTGCTGGCCACCGTGCGGCGCGACGGCATCGAGGCCAGGGGCGGCGGCTGGAGCGCGGAGGAGGAGGCCGCGTTCAAGGCCCCCATTCGCGCCCAGTACGAGGCCCAGGGCCACCCCTACTACGCCACCGCGCGGCTGTGGGACGACGGCGTGATCGACCCGGCCGACACCCGGCGCGTGCTGGCGCTCGGTCTGTCGGCCGCGCTCAATGCGCCGATTGCAGAAACCCGCTTCGGCGTGTTTCGCATGTGA
- a CDS encoding YciI family protein → MFLILLDYVKPLDAVDAHLDAHRAFLARHYADGSFLLSGRKEPRTGGVILARAPSREAAEALVREDPFHATGVARYTVIEFHPTLSAPVLASLVDG, encoded by the coding sequence ATGTTCCTGATCCTGCTCGACTATGTGAAGCCGCTCGACGCCGTCGACGCGCATCTCGACGCCCATCGTGCCTTCCTGGCGCGGCACTACGCGGACGGCAGCTTCCTGCTGTCGGGCCGCAAGGAGCCGCGTACCGGCGGCGTGATCCTGGCCCGGGCGCCAAGCCGCGAGGCGGCCGAGGCGCTGGTGCGCGAGGATCCGTTTCATGCCACCGGGGTGGCGCGCTACACCGTGATCGAGTTCCACCCGACCCTCAGCGCGCCGGTGCTCGCCAGTCTCGTCGACGGCTGA
- a CDS encoding DinB family protein produces MPLHDHFRTLSRYHVWATRRLLEQHIAPLPDADYRRDCGLFFKSIHGTLNHLLVGEGLLWQRRFLEGVSPSGLSLDDEAETDRAQLALRLMHAAQAWQPYIEQLTEADFGRPFHYATSQGRPMTAPFAATLAHVFNHATHHRGQITAALTALGQPSPVLDLIYMLRDAAQAAPKP; encoded by the coding sequence ATGCCGCTGCACGACCACTTCCGCACCCTCTCGCGCTACCACGTCTGGGCCACCCGCAGGCTGCTCGAACAACACATCGCCCCGCTGCCGGATGCCGACTACCGGCGCGATTGCGGGCTGTTTTTCAAAAGCATCCACGGCACACTGAATCATTTGCTGGTGGGCGAAGGCCTGCTGTGGCAGCGCCGCTTCCTTGAAGGCGTATCGCCCTCGGGCCTGAGCCTCGACGACGAGGCCGAGACCGATCGTGCCCAACTGGCGCTGCGGCTGATGCACGCCGCGCAGGCCTGGCAGCCCTACATCGAGCAGCTGACCGAGGCCGACTTCGGCCGTCCCTTCCACTACGCCACCAGCCAGGGCCGGCCGATGACCGCACCGTTTGCCGCCACGCTCGCGCATGTGTTCAACCACGCCACGCATCATCGCGGACAGATCACCGCGGCGCTCACCGCCCTGGGCCAGCCCTCGCCCGTGCTCGATCTGATCTACATGCTGCGCGACGCTGCGCAAGCCGCACCCAAGCCATGA
- a CDS encoding enoyl-CoA hydratase-related protein has product MSEPPVIVQRDGAVATVTLHRPEVRNAFDAATIGALHTAFVALGLEPEIRCVVLAAQGPAFCAGADLRYMQQLADFTEAQNRDDALQLARMLRAVAECPKPVIARVQGDAFAGGFGLVAACDLAVAVRAARFCLSEVKLGLVPATIMPHVLRAIGPRAAQRYTLTAEVLDAATAQTLGLVHEVADDAAALDAQVQRWCTALRHASPQALAAAKRLLAEVAHRPLSDALLADTAERIAVARASADGREGIAAFLAKRKPAWLDPEAD; this is encoded by the coding sequence ATGAGCGAACCACCCGTCATCGTCCAGCGGGATGGCGCCGTGGCCACGGTCACCCTCCATCGCCCCGAGGTGCGCAATGCCTTCGATGCCGCCACCATTGGCGCGCTGCACACGGCCTTCGTCGCACTCGGCCTGGAGCCCGAAATCCGTTGCGTGGTGCTCGCGGCGCAAGGACCGGCGTTCTGCGCCGGGGCCGATCTGCGCTATATGCAGCAACTGGCCGACTTCACCGAGGCGCAGAATCGTGACGATGCCCTGCAGCTCGCGCGCATGCTGCGCGCTGTGGCCGAATGCCCCAAGCCCGTGATCGCCCGGGTGCAGGGCGATGCGTTCGCCGGCGGCTTCGGCCTGGTGGCTGCCTGCGACCTGGCGGTGGCCGTGCGAGCCGCGCGTTTCTGTCTGAGCGAGGTGAAACTCGGCCTGGTGCCCGCGACCATCATGCCGCATGTGCTGCGCGCCATCGGCCCGCGCGCGGCGCAACGCTACACCCTGACCGCCGAAGTGCTCGATGCGGCCACCGCGCAAACCCTCGGTCTGGTGCACGAGGTGGCCGATGATGCCGCTGCGCTGGACGCCCAGGTGCAGCGCTGGTGCACCGCCCTGCGCCATGCCTCGCCGCAGGCCCTGGCCGCGGCCAAGCGTCTGCTGGCGGAGGTGGCGCATCGTCCGCTCAGCGACGCCTTGCTCGCCGACACGGCCGAGCGCATCGCCGTGGCGCGGGCCAGTGCCGACGGCCGCGAAGGCATCGCGGCCTTTCTCGCCAAGCGCAAGCCCGCCTGGCTCGACCCCGAAGCTGACTGA
- the bioB gene encoding biotin synthase BioB produces MTPKPSTGWTPTAIEALLDLPLPELLWQAQIAHRAHFDPTEIQLSSLLSIKTGGCAEDCGYCPQSAHHDVGLKAGKLMDVDLVLANARAAKEAGAARFCMGAAWREPKDRDLDAVAEIVEGVKALGLETCMTLGMLRPEQARRLAEAGLDYYNHNLDTSPEFYGQIITTRTYQERLDTLQHVREAGMAVCCGGIVGMGETRRDRAGLLAALAGLDPHPESVPINALVRVAGTPLEHAPDLDPFEFVRTVAAARITMPTARVRLSAGRRELGDGIQALCFLAGANSIFYGDTLLVTGNAEVDADRALFAHLGLHAGAQASPMPNAAPGQKMIALHPEVRP; encoded by the coding sequence ATGACCCCGAAACCTTCCACCGGCTGGACTCCCACCGCCATCGAAGCGCTGCTCGATCTGCCTTTGCCCGAACTGCTCTGGCAGGCGCAGATTGCGCACCGCGCGCATTTCGATCCCACCGAAATCCAGCTCTCCTCGCTACTGTCGATCAAGACCGGCGGCTGCGCCGAAGACTGCGGCTACTGCCCGCAATCGGCGCATCACGACGTCGGCCTGAAGGCAGGCAAGCTGATGGATGTCGACCTCGTTCTGGCCAACGCGCGCGCCGCCAAGGAGGCGGGCGCCGCGCGCTTTTGCATGGGGGCCGCCTGGCGCGAACCGAAGGACCGCGATCTTGACGCCGTGGCCGAGATAGTCGAAGGCGTCAAGGCGCTCGGGCTGGAAACCTGCATGACCCTGGGCATGCTGCGGCCCGAACAGGCGCGGCGCCTGGCCGAGGCCGGGCTCGACTACTACAACCACAACCTCGACACCTCGCCCGAGTTCTACGGCCAGATCATCACCACCCGCACCTATCAGGAGCGGCTCGACACCCTGCAGCATGTGCGCGAGGCCGGCATGGCGGTGTGCTGCGGCGGCATTGTCGGCATGGGCGAGACGCGGCGCGACCGCGCGGGGCTGCTGGCGGCGCTGGCCGGGCTCGATCCCCACCCCGAATCGGTGCCGATCAACGCCCTGGTGCGGGTGGCCGGTACGCCGCTCGAACACGCGCCCGACCTCGACCCCTTCGAGTTCGTGCGCACTGTGGCTGCAGCCCGCATCACCATGCCCACGGCGCGGGTGCGGCTCTCCGCCGGGCGGCGCGAACTGGGCGACGGCATCCAGGCGCTGTGCTTTCTCGCGGGCGCCAACTCGATCTTCTATGGCGATACGCTGTTGGTCACTGGCAATGCCGAGGTCGATGCCGACCGCGCCCTGTTCGCCCACCTCGGCCTGCATGCCGGTGCGCAAGCCTCGCCCATGCCGAATGCCGCGCCGGGGCAAAAAATGATTGCCCTGCACCCTGAGGTCCGACCATGA
- a CDS encoding DUF4126 domain-containing protein produces MNAPTLDTLQLLALAAALGWASGLRAFLVMFAVGVAGLGGWVQLPSGLQPLASPVAVGITGMLALLEFVGDKIPGVDSLLDFISTLLRIPAGAVLAASVFGLDHGLIAALAAAAGGGLAAVSHGTKLSTRAAINTSPEPFSNVGASFGEDALVLGGLWLAWLHPVLFFIALALVLIAMIWLARKSFHFVRAMLRRMARVFSGRPEPVAVAPRHGASDVPFKDKTPY; encoded by the coding sequence ATGAACGCGCCCACGCTCGACACCCTGCAGCTCCTGGCCCTTGCCGCCGCACTGGGCTGGGCCAGCGGCCTGCGGGCCTTTCTGGTCATGTTCGCCGTCGGCGTGGCCGGCCTGGGCGGCTGGGTGCAACTGCCGTCCGGCCTTCAACCCCTGGCCAGCCCGGTGGCCGTGGGCATCACCGGCATGCTGGCGCTGCTTGAGTTCGTCGGCGACAAGATTCCCGGTGTGGACAGTCTGCTGGATTTCATCTCCACCCTGCTGCGCATTCCTGCCGGGGCGGTGCTCGCCGCCAGCGTGTTCGGGCTCGATCATGGCCTGATCGCGGCGCTGGCCGCTGCGGCGGGCGGTGGCCTGGCCGCGGTGAGCCACGGCACCAAGCTGTCCACCCGCGCGGCCATCAACACCTCGCCCGAACCGTTTTCCAACGTGGGTGCGTCGTTCGGCGAAGACGCGCTGGTGCTGGGCGGCCTGTGGCTGGCCTGGCTGCATCCGGTGCTGTTCTTCATCGCCCTGGCGCTGGTGCTGATCGCCATGATCTGGCTGGCGCGCAAAAGCTTTCACTTCGTGCGCGCCATGCTGAGGCGAATGGCGCGGGTGTTCAGCGGCAGACCCGAACCTGTCGCCGTGGCGCCACGGCATGGCGCAAGCGATGTGCCGTTCAAAGACAAAACACCCTATTGA